The Periplaneta americana isolate PAMFEO1 chromosome 10, P.americana_PAMFEO1_priV1, whole genome shotgun sequence genome includes a window with the following:
- the LOC138708155 gene encoding uncharacterized protein: MMTSTIVDSSSTGTGNGIHDAVFSEGEEASVSGEEMEHHEEEGMVPGTITETPNCKRPFQDSQTEPDHSQAKKRRKQSKPVRLFSLTEPSSDDETEANNEGKVHNEGSPKSTHDGTETIEQNIRNVDPESGKDMESDAIKVLATESDHDSSSQCPYCPEILNPKERLKYHIENGHVQKQFQSHLHQKVGLDTLITSKTEIPLNLSHLSSTDSTSPIDFVVGSLMSELRNQTDDSIPGTKPSTLMQQTHDSGNSIPFVDSKMALPGYMPLTPHFLLPLMSQASGHNSSPSITQSQSQTPGTTPIRIFNPDAYCELCNKEFCNKYFLKTHKANKHGIYVDTPGSTLSGNTIQGPPYPNPLIQANLNLPSITSPVPGAQNPKPPPAVPKLPDTVIMNRLPGNGQMRAFCDICQKKFCNKYFVRRHKAKIHGIIDESLPTSGNVTFLNLPNCIRKQEIDERGSTSAGSDTGSNVVETVSSDIIGNVSEIEELRVNERHENNIQIKLSPTTSGTDDGAETSNVKEEPEQEVEEGRSVGDCVENNSVQSMKLSPTSSQLNLKEPGLSSDSLRKMGVINADAFCEICCKEYCNKYFLRTHKMKRHGIYISDNDGKDVKAGGSNSISWNHNQTSPLNLIVGEQGTNSSDSGEKVRNDFSDSDDPECDICGRRFQSYYLMQMHRAYLHMVGSERKEVQTDSNAFDVKDPEGHSTNCNEGNLPNTREETLAEAGNFNNNNDGNSNGGKDAISEDLQKLQTMILQLNNLNVSKVTTCTICNKESENNYCLRAHMMTEHGILLEDQNGVEGDKLPSIELSSIPPLIDTHTYCFSCKKDFFTQYQLKQHVDEYHNNYPVTSSATTSTPILSNTIKEEFEAKSPQEKSTNQSTAHAGSEKRISVTPTSSYCEICNKELCNKYFMKTHMQRMHGIEIENGAQIGGVICDICNKELCSKYFLRVHKQNTHGIVEDGSVPHSTRDSGNNGHGLQLQLESDQALKPSELSDLSHRYFSHFTEVCSICNRRFRSTKWLKAHLLNDHGENGVEKWKELENQYQILSQQGKQLQVVRNVSVSNHSSSGPGPTYSPTLKIPNNWHNQEQDNGCSRPPAIMNIDRSGEAGGHQVFSSLFGSGDSTVKNYHCSYCTFTTPVLAFLFVHERSHAGISSQSLPDPAKPFQCPVCLQSFLQADVFQHHILTHQFSGILNPFFGPSPSPHYPPQIGSMQERLKYTQHSPNNDESTDRGRNEEKLDCEVVEEDSMNIAGGRFKFRCSKCFQRFRSREMCLAHIQNRHNSSSNNVPETSSSTTETIAIKVTPHGMYKCMRCGFSSVHMVIVKKHIRKEHKAESTQPDMRQEPQALEALSESKEVPATDEVKKKLQEAARKSQVPASYAVPQSQAPSLDQFIMQPFLLEEPYGTPSSEKLQLDRKFVPSLVFLPVKEKLSEPLTVSFTLTPA, translated from the coding sequence ATGATGACTTCCACCATTGTCGACTCGTCGAGTACCGGAACAGGCAATGGAATCCATGATGCAGTGTTTAGCGAAGGAGAAGAAGCTTCAGTGTCTGGGGAGGAAATGGAACACCACGAGGAAGAAGGCATGGTTCCCGGCACCATTACAGAGACTCCGAACTGCAAGCGTCCGTTCCAGGACAGCCAGACAGAACCCGACCACTCACAAGCCAAGAAGCGGCGGAAGCAATCGAAGCCTGTTCGACTGTTTTCCCTCACAGAACCATCCAGCGACGACGAAACAGAAGCCAACAATGAAGGTAAGGTACATAATGAAGGTTCACCAAAGTCAACACACGATGGGACAGAGACAATAGAGCAAAATATCCGCAACGTCGATCCCGAGTCGGGAAAAGACATGGAATCGGACGCTATCAAGGTGCTGGCTACTGAATCAGACCACGATTCGTCGTCACAATGTCCTTATTGTCCAGAAATTCTAAACCCCAAGGAACGTCTTAAATACCACATTGAAAATGGACACGTTCAAAAACAGTTTCAAAGTCACTTACATCAAAAAGTAGGCCTCGATACTCTCATCACTAGTAAGACAGAAATTCCACTAAATCTCTCCCATTTATCCTCAACAGATTCAACTTCCCCCATAGACTTTGTAGTAGGGTCTCTCATGTCAGAGCTTCGAAACCAAACAGACGACTCTATCCCAGGGACCAAACCGTCAACACTAATGCAACAAACTCACGATTCTGGCAACTCTATTCCTTTCGTTGATAGTAAAATGGCATTACCAGGCTACATGCCCTTAACTCCGCACTTCCTATTGCCACTCATGTCTCAAGCGTCAGGACACAATTCCTCACCATCGATTACACAGTCTCAAAGCCAGACTCCTGGTACAACACCCATTAGAATATTTAATCCTGACGCATATTGTGAGTTATGCAATAAGGAATTCTGtaacaaatatttcttgaaaacacACAAGGCAAATAAGCATGGGATTTATGTCGATACTCCAGGTTCAACACTCAGTGGCAACACGATCCAAGGGCCGCCTTACCCTAATCCATTAATTCAAGCCAATTTAAACCTACCAAGTATAACGTCTCCTGTACCTGGAGCACAAAATCCTAAACCCCCGCCCGCCGTTCCCAAACTACCCGACACTGTGATTATGAACAGGCTACCTGGGAATGGACAGATGAGAGCATTTTGTGATATTTGCCAAAAGAAATTCTGCAACAAATATTTTGTTAGGAGACACAAGGCTAAAATTCATGGTATCATTGACGAATCTCTCCCAACATCTGGAAATGTAACTTTCCTCAATCTTCCGAACTGCATCAGGAAGCAAGAGATCGATGAGAGGGGTAGCACATCGGCAGGTTCAGATACTGGTTCAAACGTTGTGGAAACAGTTTCCAGTGACATAATTGGAAATGTGTCGGAAATAGAAGAACTACGCGTGAATGAAAGGCATGAAAATAACATACAAATAAAGCTGAGTCCAACAACGTCTGGAACAGATGATGGTGCAGAAACTTCAAACGTGAAGGAAGAACCGGAACAAGAGGTAGAAGAAGGCCGTTCTGTGGGAGATTGTGTGGAAAACAATTCTGTCCAGTCAATGAAACTTTCTCCAACATCGTCACAATTAAACTTGAAAGAACCGGGGTTATCTTCTGATAGCTTACGGAAGATGGGTGTAATTAATGCCGATGCGTTCTGCGAGATTTGCTGCAAAGAATACTGCAACAAATATTTCTTGAGGACTCACAAAATGAAGCGTCATGGAATTTACATCTCCGATAACGATGGGAAAGATGTAAAAGCCGGAGGGAGTAACAGTATTTCATGGAACCACAATCAAACAAGtccattaaatttaattgtaggaGAGCAGGGTACAAATAGCTCTGATTCGGGGGAAAAAGTAAGAAACGATTTCTCCGATAGCGATGATCCGGAATGTGATATATGCGGACGGCGTTTCCAGAGTTATTATCTGATGCAGATGCATCGAGCATATCTTCATATGGTCGGAAGTGAGAGAAAAGAAGTCCAGACGGATTCGAATGCTTTTGATGTCAAAGATCCAGAGGGCCATAGTACAAATTGTAATGAAGGAAATTTGCCAAACACCAGGGAAGAAACATTAGCTGAGGCGGGAAActttaataacaacaatgatGGAAACAGCAATGGAGGAAAAGATGCTATAAGCGAAGATCTTCAAAAGCTCCAAACCATGATATTACAATTGAATAATTTGAATGTCAGTAAGGTTACTACATGCACAATCTGTAACAAAGAGTCGGAGAACAATTACTGTCTGAGAGCACACATGATGACAGAGCACGGTATTCTTCTAGAGGACCAAAATGGCGTCGAAGGAGACAAACTCCCTTCTATAGAGTTGTCTAGCATACCTCCTCTTATTGACACGCACACTTACTGTTTCTCATGTAAGAAAGATTTCTTCACTCAGTACCAACTAAAACAACACGTAGATGAATATCATAACAATTATCCTGTAACATCGTCAGCTACAACTTCTACACCGATATTAAGTAATACAATTAAAGAAGAGTTCGAAGCCAAATCTCCACAAGAAAAGAGTACGAATCAGTCTACGGCACACGCAGGGTCCGAGAAACGTATTTCCGTAACTCCAACGAGTagttactgtgaaatttgtaacAAGGAATTGTGCAATAAATACTTTATGAAAACACACATGCAACGTATGCACGGTATTGAAATTGAAAACGGGGCACAAATAGGGGGTGTAATATGTGATATCTGTAATAAAGAGCTGTGCAGCAAGTACTTTCTTCGCGTCCATAAGCAAAATACTCACGGAATAGTTGAAGATGGATCTGTGCCTCACTCAACAAGAGACAGCGGGAATAATGGTCATGGTCTACAGCTTCAGTTGGAAAGTGATCAAGCTCTGAAACCTTCTGAACTAAGTGACCTCAGTCATCGATATTTTAGTCATTTTACTGAAGTCTGTTCGATATGCAATCGCCGTTTTCGAAGCACGAAATGGCTGAAAGCACACCTCTTAAACGACCACGGCGAAAACGGAGTAGAGAAATGGAAGGAATTAGAGAACCAATATCAAATTCTTTCCCAACAAGGAAAACAACTCCAGGTGGTTCGAAATGTTAGCGTTTCTAACCATTCGTCGTCTGGACCAGGACCTACGTACAGTCCCACGCTGAAGATTCCAAACAATTGGCACAATCAAGAACAAGACAATGGATGCTCCCGTCCGCCCGCTATAATGAATATCGATCGATCAGGTGAAGCGGGAGGACATCAAGTTTTTTCGAGTCTCTTTGGCTCCGGGGATTCGACAGTAAAGAATTACCACTGTTCTTACTGCACATTTACAACACCCGTTCTGGCATTCCTCTTTGTACATGAAAGATCTCATGCAGGAATATCGTCTCAATCCCTTCCTGATCCAGCAAAACCATTTCAGTGTCCTGTTTGCTTACAAAGTTTCCTTCAGGCAGATGTTTTCCAACATCACATTTTGACACATCAATTTTCGGGTATATTGAATCCTTTCTTTGGTCCTTCGCCTTCCCCACACTATCCGCCGCAAATAGGGAGCATGCAAGAACGACTGAAATACACACAACATTCTCCAAACAATGACGAAAGCACGGATCGGGGAAGGAATGAAGAAAAGCTGGACTGTGAAGTTGTCGAAGAAGACTCTATGAACATAGCTGGAGGAAGGTTCAAGTTTCGGTGCTCTAAGTGTTTTCAACGCTTTAGATCTCGAGAAATGTGTCTGGCACACATTCAGAATAGGCACAATTCAAGTTCTAACAACGTCCCCGAAACATCTTCCAGCACGACAGAGACAATTGCCATTAAAGTAACACCACACGGAATGTACAAATGCATGCGCTGCGGGTTCTCCTCTGTCCACATGGTAATTGTGAAGAAGCATATCAGAAAAGAACACAAGGCCGAGAGCACTCAACCGGACATGCGACAAGAACCGCAGGCACTAGAAGCATTGTCAGAATCGAAAGAAGTTCCGGCGACTGACGAAGTGAAGAAGAAGCTACAAGAAGCGGCCAGAAAATCGCAAGTCCCCGCCTCGTACGCCGTCCCTCAGAGTCAAGCACCTTCCTTAGATCAATTCATCATGCAGCCGTTCCTCTTGGAGGAACCTTACGGAACTCCGAGTTCAGAGAAACTACAACTAGACCGGAAGTTCGTTCCTTCTCTTGTGTTCCTCCCGGTGAAGGAGAAATTGTCCGAGCCTCTTACAGTTTCCTTTACACTTACGCCAGCTTAG